The DNA segment ATAAGTTGTCTCGTTAGTGTAGGTCATATCCTCTTGTATTGAACGAACTAGTACATAGATCTTCAATGCCACTAAACGTTGAAATAACTCATTATCCCACATCATATTTGTCACATCTTCCGCAGGTAAAAAACTATCGGGAACATCATCACCGTCGTTATCAAATCCATATGAAACTCGAATATTTTCAATCCCCTCGACTAGCTGCTCTTCATTATTCATTCCATTACCAGTCGTAAGCGTTCTACGTCTTAAAATAGGGATGCCATCTGCATCATCTCGAATATAATAAATATGATGTTGATACTCCCAAAACCTTGCATTATCAAGTATGGGGACTGCACCACCACCATTAAAAAAAACCACTTGGCTCGAAGTAGCAGCAGCATAATAACTAGAAGAAGAAAGTGCCGCAGGAAGTAAATTTGGCCCAATAAAGCGCTTGATTTGTAAAACATCCGTATTAGATTTTACCGAATTGAGGCAGGAGAACGACGGGCCACTAACCCCTTCTTCATAACCCCATAAACGACGAAAATGGGCAGGTTGATTATTAGGAAGTGATGCGTTGTTGACACCTCCGCCACTACAATCATTATTAACAACCGTTCCTGGTGAAATAAACGCATTAGCTCCAAGAACAAAATCCGTTCCCGTCATATCCCCCATAAAAGCTAACTGGCTTAAATCCCTCTCCATAATGGCTAATGCAATACGTCCATTTTCCTGCAACTGGTTAAATTGACTCGTTGTAGTGACATTTGATGACGACATACTGAACATGGTGAATACACCCGCTGTTAAAAATAGTCCTATTACCATAGCGACCATCAATTCAACGAGCGACATACCTGCTTGTCTAGTCAAAACGACAAATTTTGTTGCACTAAAAATCATCTAAATCACCGTTTGAATAGTAAACACACGTCGTCTGTTACTCGAGGTGCCACACTCGATGCTTCCTATATTATCGCTGGTTTCACTAATTCCACGCCATGTCATTGTTACTGAAACAGAATTGCCATTAACTTTTATGCATGCTGTAGGCGTATCCAATCCCCCCACATTTTGAGTACCAACAATTTCATTCTCCCCAGAAAATGCGGAGCGCCACTCATATAAATCCCAAACAACCAATTGAGCTGGGGTGCATAGAGTCCCACCTTCACACGCTGGCGATACAGGCGTAATAGCAGTTTGAGAGCCAACGTAATCACCATCATAGCTAGCAAGCTGCGTTCGATTTAGCTTCATGCGGTTGATAATATCATTGGCGTAATAGGAGGCTTGTGTTTGCTGAAAAGATTCAAAGCTGCCGCGTTTGGCCACAATGTGTAAATTAAAAATACCGATCAAGCCAATCACTAGAATCACCAATGCGACAAGCACTTCAATTAAAGAGGAGCCCCGTTGAATTCTGTTATGCGTCAATCGTTCGAATTTAGTCATATTTTTGACAAGCTTTTCAGCTATTTACCCTTTTAAATCTTAATCTTACGATAAAAACATTGCTAGCAGTTAATAATAGATGAGTAAAATGTAAGTAGCCAGTAACAATAGCATATAAGCGTTAATTCCATTATGCCTTGTTTGTATTTGGTGAATTTTGATAATAAAAAAAGAGGCCATTGGCCTCTTTTTATTCATCACATTGATTAGAATGAACTAGCGTAATTCCGCTGGTACGGCAAAGACGGTATCCTCTTTACGCCCTTCAACTTCAGTGACGACACTCGGTGCTAATTTTGCAATCGCTTGAACTACTTGTTGAACCAACACTTCTGGCGCCGATGCGCCAGCGGTCACTGCAACTTTTGTCACATTTTCAAACCAAGATGAATCGATATCATCAGCGGTATCAACCAGATAAGATTGAGTTCCGGTTTTCAATGCCAATTCACGCAAGCGGTTAGAGTTAGAGCTGTTTTTCGAACCGACCACAATTAACAGATCCACATCGGCGGATAAATTACGTACCGCATCTTGACGGTTTTGCGTCGCGTAACAAATATCATCCTTACGCGGGCCTTCAATGGACGGGAAGCGTTTCAATAAGGCGCTGATGATATCGAGCGTATCATCCACCGACAGCGTCGTTTGAGTCACGAAGCAGAGGTTATTAGGATCGCGAACCTCTAAAGTATCGACATCTGCTGGAGACTCAATCAGATAAACACCACCATTGGGGTTATCATATTGTCCCATGGTGCCTTCAACTTCAGGATGCCCCGCATGGCCAATCAAAATACATTCAATTCCCTTGCGACTCGCACGGGTCACTTGTAAATGTACTTTGGTGACTAACGGACAAGTCGCATCGAATACCCGCAACCCACGCGCCTTAGCCTCGGCGCGTACCGCCTGAGAAACCCCATGCGCACTGAAGATAACAATATTGTTATCCGGTACTTGGTCTAACTCTTCAACGAAAACGGCACCGCGGTCCTTCAGATTTTGCACCACATAGCGGTTATGCACGACTTCGTGACGAACGTAAATTGGCGGCGAAAATAACTCGAGCGCGCGCTCAACAATACTAATGGCGCGATCCACACCAGCACAAAAGCCGCGAGGATTGGCCAGCATAATATTTAAACTTGGGCTGGTAGGATCTAATTTCATCTTACAGTACCTTCACCACGTCGAGTTCAAATGTGACTGTTCGTCCCGCGAGAGGGTGATTGAGATCGACCGTAATCGAATCGCCCGCAACCTCACGCACAATTCCGGGGATCTCACTGCCACCAGGACCGGCGAAACTCACGATGACCCCCGCTTCTAGCTCCATATCGGCTGGGAAGCGGGTTCTATCCATATAATGAATCGCATCGGGATTTGACTCACCAAAGGCATCAACCGCTTCAAGCGTAAAGCTGTGCTTATCGCCTTCATTCAAGGAGGCAAGCTGCGCTTCGAATGCAGGGCTTAAAGTACCATCACCGATATTTAAACGTGCAGGCTTACCCGAGGCTTTAGTGCTATCGGCGGTCGAACCATCTTCAAGCACAATATTCATATGGCACAATAACGAACGTGTCACAGTCACTACTTCACCTCTTCGGTTTTATCTTGTTCGGATTTGCTGTTAAAAAACGAATCCCAAATGATCAGCACTGCGCCGATAAAAATCGCGGAATCAGCGATATTAAAGGCCGGATAATGGCTTTTACCCCAATAAAAATCGATAAAATCCACCACAAAACCATGCATCAATCGATCGATTAAGTTACCTAAGGCGCCACCAATCACTAAGGTGTAAGCCAAATTTAACTTCCATAGGGATGCCGATTGCTTGCGCAGCCACACTGTCAACAGAGTACTGAAACCAACGGCCACTAGGGTAAATAACCAACGTTGCCAACCGCCCGCTTCACTTAAAAAGCTAAATGCGGCGCCATAGTTACGTACATAGGTGAAATTAAAAAAAGGTAATAACTTCACCGATTCGAACAAATCAAAATTGGCTAAGACCCATTGTTTGGATAGTTGATCGGCCAAAAACACCAATACAACTACCCAATACCAACGTAAGCCACTGTCTTTCCAAGTTAATGGCATACAGATCCTTTACGCAAACAGACGAACTTCGCCGTCACCTTCAATATTGGTTACGCAGCGATGGCACAGCGTTGGGTGAGCCTCAATCGTGCCCACTTCTTCCCTGTGGTGCCAACAACGTTCGCATTTTTCAGCGGTAGTCGCACTGACCACTAACTTCAACGACGTCAGTTCGGTTTCAACGGCATCACTCGTCGCATCCGCCAATGGCAATACTTTGGCTTCAGAGGTCAACAGGACGAAACGCAGCTCAT comes from the Shewanella mangrovisoli genome and includes:
- the ispH gene encoding 4-hydroxy-3-methylbut-2-enyl diphosphate reductase; amino-acid sequence: MKLDPTSPSLNIMLANPRGFCAGVDRAISIVERALELFSPPIYVRHEVVHNRYVVQNLKDRGAVFVEELDQVPDNNIVIFSAHGVSQAVRAEAKARGLRVFDATCPLVTKVHLQVTRASRKGIECILIGHAGHPEVEGTMGQYDNPNGGVYLIESPADVDTLEVRDPNNLCFVTQTTLSVDDTLDIISALLKRFPSIEGPRKDDICYATQNRQDAVRNLSADVDLLIVVGSKNSSNSNRLRELALKTGTQSYLVDTADDIDSSWFENVTKVAVTAGASAPEVLVQQVVQAIAKLAPSVVTEVEGRKEDTVFAVPAELR
- a CDS encoding PilW family protein, translating into MIFSATKFVVLTRQAGMSLVELMVAMVIGLFLTAGVFTMFSMSSSNVTTTSQFNQLQENGRIALAIMERDLSQLAFMGDMTGTDFVLGANAFISPGTVVNNDCSGGGVNNASLPNNQPAHFRRLWGYEEGVSGPSFSCLNSVKSNTDVLQIKRFIGPNLLPAALSSSSYYAAATSSQVVFFNGGGAVPILDNARFWEYQHHIYYIRDDADGIPILRRRTLTTGNGMNNEEQLVEGIENIRVSYGFDNDGDDVPDSFLPAEDVTNMMWDNELFQRLVALKIYVLVRSIQEDMTYTNETTYQLGDKEIAKPSDHFRRKVMSTTVVLENPVLIRS
- the pilV gene encoding type IV pilus modification protein PilV, translating into MTKFERLTHNRIQRGSSLIEVLVALVILVIGLIGIFNLHIVAKRGSFESFQQTQASYYANDIINRMKLNRTQLASYDGDYVGSQTAITPVSPACEGGTLCTPAQLVVWDLYEWRSAFSGENEIVGTQNVGGLDTPTACIKVNGNSVSVTMTWRGISETSDNIGSIECGTSSNRRRVFTIQTVI
- the fkpB gene encoding FKBP-type peptidyl-prolyl cis-trans isomerase, encoding MTVTRSLLCHMNIVLEDGSTADSTKASGKPARLNIGDGTLSPAFEAQLASLNEGDKHSFTLEAVDAFGESNPDAIHYMDRTRFPADMELEAGVIVSFAGPGGSEIPGIVREVAGDSITVDLNHPLAGRTVTFELDVVKVL
- the lspA gene encoding signal peptidase II, whose protein sequence is MPLTWKDSGLRWYWVVVLVFLADQLSKQWVLANFDLFESVKLLPFFNFTYVRNYGAAFSFLSEAGGWQRWLFTLVAVGFSTLLTVWLRKQSASLWKLNLAYTLVIGGALGNLIDRLMHGFVVDFIDFYWGKSHYPAFNIADSAIFIGAVLIIWDSFFNSKSEQDKTEEVK